A window of the Halopseudomonas phragmitis genome harbors these coding sequences:
- a CDS encoding TRAP transporter permease, with protein sequence MTQSTAHTPEDPRLSERPPAPVLVEGVDDEPVEGNRRMFHGWLLRAVALLAIAYSAFHLYVLNIAPMETWSFRIIHVAGALILGFLLFSGSRFSDSPARRQRWLDAAALLALLPALYALWQSFAMYLLLQDGAMRVPVEIEVWHYGWPLLAASAVGIVLGWLQCQRRSRFSLPDLVLIVCALASAGYFLVVFNSPMRMSTGTPFAPVGMTFAAVAGTALIMELTRRVAGLALVIIALLFVGYVFAGPHLPSFLGYPGLSLQRFFSQVYTDIGVLGPTTAVSSTYIILFIIFAAFLQASKVGDYFVNFAFAVAGRSRGGPAKVSIFASGLMGMINGTSAGNVVSTGSLTIPLMKKVGYNKKTAGAVEAAASTGGQIMPPIMGAGAFIMAEITGIPYTEIAIAAVIPAILYFASVYFMVDLEAAKTGMRGMRKDELPVLSKLLRQVYLFVPILILIVALFLGYSVIRAGTLATVAAAVVSWLSPNKMGLRGILRALELAGIMSIQIIVVCACAGVIVGVIALTGVGARFSSLLLGLADASQLLALVFAMLISIILGMGMPTTAAYAVAASVVAPGLIQLGIDPLTAHFFVFYFAVVSAITPPVALASFAAAGISGANPMQTSMASFKIGLAAFIVPFMFFYNGALLMNASYLAIAQALVTASIGVYLLSAGVQAWFLRQAANWPVRALLIGAAFLMIAGGLVTDLLGIGTAIAAFVLQRQFSRPAPLPQA encoded by the coding sequence ATGACCCAGTCCACTGCCCATACCCCTGAAGATCCACGCCTGAGCGAACGGCCGCCAGCCCCGGTGCTGGTTGAAGGCGTCGACGACGAGCCGGTCGAAGGCAATCGCCGGATGTTTCACGGCTGGCTGCTGCGCGCGGTTGCGCTGCTGGCTATCGCCTATTCGGCGTTCCATCTCTATGTCCTGAATATCGCGCCGATGGAAACCTGGAGTTTCCGTATCATCCACGTGGCCGGCGCCCTGATCCTCGGCTTTCTGCTGTTCTCCGGCAGCCGCTTCAGTGACAGCCCAGCGCGGCGCCAGCGCTGGCTGGACGCCGCCGCACTGCTGGCCCTGCTGCCGGCGCTGTACGCGTTGTGGCAAAGTTTCGCCATGTACCTGCTGCTGCAGGACGGCGCCATGCGGGTGCCGGTCGAGATCGAGGTCTGGCATTACGGTTGGCCGCTGCTGGCCGCCAGCGCCGTGGGCATCGTGCTCGGCTGGCTGCAATGCCAGCGCCGCAGCCGCTTCAGCCTGCCGGATCTGGTGTTGATCGTCTGCGCGCTGGCCAGCGCCGGCTATTTTCTGGTGGTGTTCAACTCGCCGATGCGTATGAGTACCGGCACGCCATTTGCTCCGGTTGGCATGACCTTCGCCGCCGTGGCCGGCACCGCGCTGATCATGGAACTGACCCGCCGGGTCGCCGGCCTGGCTCTGGTGATCATTGCCCTGCTGTTCGTTGGCTATGTGTTTGCCGGCCCACACCTGCCGAGCTTTCTTGGCTATCCGGGCCTGAGCCTGCAGCGCTTCTTCAGCCAGGTCTATACCGACATCGGCGTGCTTGGCCCGACCACAGCGGTCTCCTCGACCTACATCATCCTGTTCATCATCTTCGCCGCCTTCCTGCAGGCCTCCAAGGTCGGTGATTACTTCGTCAACTTCGCCTTCGCGGTCGCCGGACGTTCGCGCGGCGGGCCGGCCAAGGTCTCGATCTTCGCCTCCGGTCTGATGGGCATGATCAACGGCACCAGCGCCGGCAATGTGGTGTCCACCGGCTCGCTGACCATCCCGCTGATGAAGAAGGTTGGCTACAACAAAAAGACCGCTGGCGCGGTCGAAGCGGCAGCTTCCACCGGGGGGCAGATCATGCCGCCGATCATGGGTGCCGGGGCCTTCATCATGGCCGAGATCACCGGTATTCCCTATACCGAGATCGCCATTGCGGCGGTGATTCCGGCGATCCTGTATTTCGCCTCGGTGTACTTCATGGTTGATCTGGAGGCAGCCAAGACCGGCATGCGCGGCATGCGCAAGGACGAGTTGCCAGTGCTGTCCAAACTGCTGCGCCAGGTGTATCTGTTCGTGCCGATCCTGATTCTGATCGTGGCGCTGTTTCTCGGCTACTCGGTGATCCGCGCCGGTACCCTGGCCACGGTCGCGGCGGCGGTCGTCAGTTGGCTGTCACCGAACAAGATGGGGCTGCGCGGCATTCTGCGAGCATTGGAGCTGGCCGGCATCATGTCGATCCAGATCATCGTGGTCTGCGCCTGTGCCGGGGTGATCGTCGGCGTCATCGCCCTGACCGGGGTCGGTGCGCGGTTCTCCTCGCTGCTGCTGGGCCTGGCCGATGCCAGCCAGTTGCTGGCGCTGGTGTTCGCCATGCTGATCTCAATCATTCTCGGCATGGGCATGCCAACCACTGCCGCCTATGCGGTAGCTGCATCGGTGGTGGCGCCGGGGCTGATCCAGCTCGGTATCGACCCGCTGACCGCGCACTTCTTCGTGTTCTACTTCGCGGTGGTCTCGGCCATTACCCCGCCGGTGGCTCTGGCATCGTTCGCCGCCGCCGGGATTTCCGGAGCCAATCCGATGCAGACTTCGATGGCTTCGTTCAAGATTGGCCTGGCGGCCTTCATCGTACCGTTCATGTTCTTCTACAACGGCGCCCTGCTGATGAACGCCAGCTATCTGGCGATTGCCCAGGCGCTGGTCACCGCCAGCATCGGTGTCTACCTGCTGTCGGCCGGCGTCCAGGCCTGGTTCCTGCGTCAGGCGGCCAACTGGCCGGTGCGCGCGCTGCTGATCGGCGCCGCCTTCCTGATGATCGCCGGCGGACTGGTCACCGATCTGCTGGGAATAGGCACCGCCATTGCTGCCTTTGTGCTGCAGCGTCAGTTCAGCCGCCCGGCACCATTGCCTCAGGCCTGA
- a CDS encoding TAXI family TRAP transporter solute-binding subunit — protein MKTLRTLALASLSVTALLTTTLTQAQDRSGWPSNFTVGTASQGGTYFAYGSGWANFIAEQLGVSAGAEVTGGPVQNMALVHTGDLAFGFTTMGPAQDALEGKSPLAPGMPLDNACAIFPMFETPFSLAALGNSGINSVSDIPRGTRIGFGPAGSTADSYFPRMLETLGANFSRRNGSWADLGGQMQDGLLGMVGFAAGVPIPTISQLEVQTSVNVISFSEEEVAQLTANFPVSEFIIPAGTYNTLKQDARAVAMWNFAVANCDLPESFVYEVTRLTMENNARMVSIHQAAMTSIPENLDKNSVLPWHPGAARWFAENGHSIDPALIK, from the coding sequence ATGAAAACACTGCGCACCCTGGCGTTGGCCAGTCTGTCTGTCACTGCCCTGCTTACCACCACCCTCACCCAGGCCCAGGATCGCAGCGGCTGGCCGTCCAACTTTACGGTCGGCACCGCCAGCCAGGGCGGTACCTATTTCGCCTATGGCTCGGGCTGGGCCAATTTCATCGCCGAACAACTTGGAGTATCGGCCGGTGCCGAGGTTACCGGTGGTCCGGTACAGAACATGGCGCTGGTGCATACCGGCGATCTGGCCTTCGGCTTCACCACCATGGGTCCGGCCCAGGATGCGCTGGAGGGCAAGAGCCCGCTGGCTCCAGGCATGCCGCTGGACAATGCCTGTGCGATCTTCCCGATGTTCGAAACCCCGTTCTCGCTGGCGGCGCTGGGCAACTCCGGGATCAACAGTGTCAGTGACATTCCGCGCGGTACCCGGATCGGCTTCGGCCCGGCCGGCTCGACCGCCGACAGCTACTTCCCGCGCATGCTGGAAACCCTGGGCGCTAACTTCAGCCGGCGCAACGGCAGCTGGGCCGACCTGGGTGGGCAGATGCAGGATGGCCTGCTGGGCATGGTCGGCTTCGCCGCCGGGGTGCCGATTCCGACCATCAGCCAACTGGAAGTGCAGACCTCAGTCAACGTGATCTCCTTCAGCGAAGAGGAAGTGGCACAACTGACCGCCAACTTCCCGGTCTCCGAGTTCATCATTCCGGCCGGTACCTACAACACCCTCAAGCAAGATGCCCGCGCCGTGGCCATGTGGAACTTCGCGGTTGCCAACTGTGATCTGCCGGAAAGCTTCGTCTATGAAGTCACCCGTCTGACCATGGAAAACAACGCCCGCATGGTCTCGATCCATCAGGCCGCGATGACCAGCATTCCTGAGAACCTGGACAAGAACAGCGTGCTGCCCTGGCACCCAGGTGCGGCGCGCTGGTTCGCCGAGAACGGCCACAGCATCGACCCGGCCCTGATCAAGTAA
- the urtE gene encoding urea ABC transporter ATP-binding subunit UrtE, with the protein MLSIQGINQYYNQSHILWDLDLELKEGTCGCLLGRNGVGKTTLLKCVTGLLPIRDGQILLDGQDITRLSTENRARAGIGYVPQGREIFPLLTVEENLKISLGARKDRARQIPAQIYELFPVLKEMKHRRGGDLSGGQQQQLAIGRALVLDPKLLILDEPTEGIQPNIVRDISDVIRKLNSELGLTVLLVEQKLPFARRAADDFFIMERGRVVANGPMTDLDDSLIQQYLTV; encoded by the coding sequence GTGCTGAGCATCCAGGGTATCAACCAGTACTACAACCAGAGCCACATCCTCTGGGATCTCGACCTTGAGCTCAAGGAAGGCACCTGCGGCTGCCTGCTCGGACGCAACGGGGTGGGCAAGACGACCCTGCTCAAGTGCGTGACCGGGCTGCTGCCGATCCGCGATGGCCAGATCCTGCTCGACGGTCAGGACATCACCCGCCTGAGCACGGAAAACCGCGCCCGGGCAGGGATCGGTTACGTCCCCCAGGGCCGCGAGATATTTCCGCTGCTGACGGTGGAAGAAAACCTGAAGATTTCGCTCGGCGCGCGCAAGGACCGTGCCCGGCAGATCCCTGCGCAGATCTATGAGCTGTTTCCGGTACTCAAGGAAATGAAACACCGGCGCGGCGGCGACCTGTCCGGCGGCCAGCAGCAGCAACTGGCCATCGGCCGGGCGCTGGTGCTCGACCCCAAGCTGCTGATCCTCGACGAGCCAACCGAGGGCATCCAGCCCAACATCGTGCGCGACATCAGCGACGTGATCCGCAAACTCAACAGCGAACTGGGGCTGACCGTGCTGCTGGTGGAACAGAAACTGCCGTTCGCTCGCCGCGCCGCCGATGATTTCTTCATCATGGAGCGTGGCCGGGTGGTCGCCAACGGGCCGATGACCGATCTTGACGACAGCCTGATCCAGCAGTATCTGACCGTGTAA
- the urtD gene encoding urea ABC transporter ATP-binding protein UrtD: MLPTPEFERPVDTRHGPILYVEDVSVSFDGFKALNNLNLYIDDGELRCIIGPNGAGKTTMMDVITGKTRPDTGSVYFGQRIDLLKLSEHQIARGGIGRKFQKPTIFEALSVYENLELATAADKRVWYTLTRQLNGEQRDRINEVLIQIGLVDKRHSNAGELSHGQKQWLEIGMLLMQNPRVLLVDEPVAGMTGEEVEHTANLLTSLAGKHSVIVVEHDMAFVRSIARKVTVLHQGSVLAEGTMDQVQNDPRVIEVYLGE; the protein is encoded by the coding sequence ATGCTACCAACCCCGGAGTTCGAGCGGCCGGTGGATACCAGGCACGGCCCGATTCTCTACGTCGAGGACGTCAGCGTCAGCTTCGACGGCTTCAAGGCGCTGAACAACCTCAACCTGTATATCGACGACGGCGAACTGCGCTGCATCATCGGTCCCAACGGCGCCGGCAAGACCACCATGATGGACGTGATCACCGGCAAGACCCGGCCCGATACCGGCAGCGTCTATTTTGGCCAGCGCATTGATCTGCTCAAGCTGTCAGAGCACCAGATCGCCCGTGGCGGAATCGGCCGCAAGTTCCAGAAACCGACCATTTTCGAGGCGCTCAGCGTCTACGAAAACCTGGAGCTGGCCACCGCCGCTGACAAGCGTGTGTGGTACACCCTGACCCGCCAGTTGAACGGTGAGCAGCGCGACCGGATCAATGAGGTCCTGATCCAGATCGGTCTGGTCGACAAGCGCCACAGCAACGCCGGCGAGCTGTCCCACGGCCAGAAGCAGTGGCTGGAGATCGGCATGCTGCTGATGCAGAACCCCCGGGTGCTGCTGGTCGATGAGCCGGTGGCGGGGATGACCGGCGAAGAAGTCGAGCACACCGCCAACCTGCTGACCTCACTGGCCGGCAAGCACTCGGTGATCGTGGTCGAGCATGACATGGCCTTCGTCCGCTCGATCGCGCGCAAGGTCACGGTGCTGCACCAGGGCAGCGTGCTGGCCGAAGGAACCATGGATCAGGTGCAGAATGACCCGCGCGTAATCGAAGTCTATCTGGGGGAATAA
- the urtC gene encoding urea ABC transporter permease subunit UrtC produces MLTQRLLLSDRGGMLVLGLVLLMAIIVPICNLALPTNSPFYISNFTVALLGKFLCFALLALSVDLIWGYAGILSLGHGAFFSLGGYGMGMYLMRQIGDRGVYGHPELMDFMVILNWETLPWYWQGFEMFWFAALMILLVPGLLALVFGWLAFRSRVTGVYFAIITQALTFALMLAFFRNEMGFGGNNGLNDFKEILGFDITAKTTRAGLFVASAIALILGYLACRYIVTSRMGRVLIAIRDAESRTRFSGYQVESYKLWLFVFSATLAAVAGALYVPQVGIINPGEFSPLNSIEMVVWVATGGRGTLFGAIVGAFSVNYAKTFFTTFSPETWLFILGALFVLVTLLLPKGIVGLLDKLVRRKGDKA; encoded by the coding sequence ATGCTGACTCAACGTTTGTTACTCAGTGATCGCGGCGGCATGCTGGTGCTGGGCCTGGTGCTGCTGATGGCGATTATCGTGCCGATCTGCAACCTGGCGCTGCCCACCAACTCGCCGTTCTACATCTCCAACTTCACCGTGGCCCTGCTCGGCAAGTTTCTGTGCTTTGCCCTGCTGGCGCTGTCGGTCGACCTGATCTGGGGTTATGCCGGCATTCTCTCGCTCGGCCATGGCGCCTTCTTCAGCCTCGGTGGCTACGGCATGGGCATGTACCTGATGCGCCAGATCGGTGACCGTGGCGTCTACGGTCACCCGGAGCTGATGGACTTCATGGTGATCCTCAACTGGGAAACCCTGCCCTGGTACTGGCAGGGCTTCGAGATGTTCTGGTTCGCCGCACTGATGATCCTGCTGGTGCCCGGGCTGCTGGCCCTGGTGTTCGGCTGGCTGGCGTTTCGCTCGCGGGTCACCGGGGTGTATTTTGCGATCATCACCCAGGCCCTGACCTTCGCCCTGATGCTGGCCTTCTTCCGCAACGAAATGGGCTTTGGCGGCAACAACGGGCTGAACGATTTCAAGGAAATCCTCGGCTTCGACATCACCGCCAAGACCACCCGGGCCGGGCTGTTCGTCGCCTCGGCCATTGCCCTGATTCTCGGCTACCTGGCTTGCCGTTACATCGTCACCTCACGCATGGGCCGGGTGCTGATCGCGATCCGCGATGCCGAAAGCCGGACCCGCTTCAGCGGCTATCAGGTCGAGTCCTACAAGCTCTGGCTGTTCGTGTTTTCGGCCACGCTGGCGGCGGTGGCCGGTGCGCTCTACGTGCCCCAGGTCGGCATCATCAACCCCGGCGAGTTCTCGCCGCTGAACTCGATCGAAATGGTGGTCTGGGTCGCCACCGGTGGGCGTGGCACCCTGTTCGGCGCGATTGTCGGCGCCTTCTCGGTCAACTACGCCAAAACCTTCTTTACCACCTTCTCGCCGGAAACCTGGCTGTTCATTCTGGGCGCGCTGTTCGTGCTGGTCACCCTGTTGCTGCCCAAGGGCATCGTCGGGCTGCTGGACAAACTGGTACGCCGCAAGGGAGACAAGGCATGA
- the urtB gene encoding urea ABC transporter permease subunit UrtB, with amino-acid sequence MTLHSFWRRLRAAGLWLILLAGLGLGWTAQADPLAEHVPADPDFASLVQQLPQGSLQQRAATVTQMASLDHDRLIDVLTALQDGNLQANRDTPPLVVIRDGNRTFDALSGELLDDLSGLRRIPINNSLRSQLRSLLAQLNLSHDSAEVRYNAVRRFIRDGIDSDAIALLLERQQIEDSGRVSDAIDTALALYQLQGVDQTLRLQAIDTLSGSLEREARNALSRIAEQDADPQLRAAARSALDSIQTKIQFYRFVENLFFGLSLGSILLLAAIGLAITFGVMGVINMAHGELIMIGAYTTWGVQVLFPGLIEWSLLIAIPAAFIIAGLVGIAIERGVIRFLYGRPLETLLATFGISLILQQAVRSLFSPLNRPVTSPEWISGTLTLNPVLSITYTRLYILLFGLMVFFALLLVMKRTSLGLKVRAVSQNRAMARAVGVRSSWVDALTFGLGSGIAGIAGVALSQITNVGPNLGQAYIIDSFMVVVFGGVGNLWGTLVSAMSLGLINNFLEPYAGAMLAKVLVLVMLILFIQKKPKGLFPQKGRAAAD; translated from the coding sequence ATGACCTTACACTCATTCTGGCGACGGCTGCGCGCTGCCGGACTATGGCTGATCCTGCTGGCCGGTCTGGGCCTGGGCTGGACCGCACAGGCCGACCCGCTAGCCGAGCACGTGCCCGCCGACCCGGACTTTGCCAGCCTGGTCCAGCAACTCCCGCAGGGCAGCCTGCAGCAGCGCGCCGCTACCGTGACGCAAATGGCCAGCCTTGACCACGACCGACTGATCGATGTGCTGACCGCCTTGCAGGACGGCAATCTGCAGGCCAACCGCGATACCCCGCCGCTGGTCGTCATCCGTGACGGCAACCGGACATTCGATGCCCTCAGTGGCGAGCTGCTGGACGACCTCAGTGGCCTGCGCCGCATCCCGATCAACAACAGCCTGCGCAGCCAGTTGCGCAGCCTGCTGGCCCAGCTCAACCTGAGCCATGACAGTGCCGAGGTCCGCTACAACGCGGTACGCCGGTTTATCCGCGACGGCATCGACAGCGACGCCATCGCCCTGCTGCTGGAGCGCCAGCAGATCGAAGACAGTGGCCGGGTCAGCGATGCCATCGACACCGCCTTGGCGCTGTACCAACTGCAAGGCGTCGATCAGACCCTGCGTCTGCAGGCGATCGACACCCTCAGCGGCTCGCTGGAACGCGAGGCACGCAACGCTCTGAGCCGGATCGCCGAGCAGGATGCCGATCCGCAGCTGCGCGCCGCCGCCCGGTCGGCACTGGATTCGATCCAGACCAAGATCCAGTTCTATCGCTTCGTCGAAAACCTGTTCTTTGGCCTCAGCCTGGGCTCGATCCTGCTGCTGGCCGCCATCGGCCTGGCCATTACCTTCGGCGTCATGGGCGTGATCAACATGGCCCATGGCGAGTTGATCATGATCGGTGCCTATACCACCTGGGGCGTGCAGGTCCTGTTCCCCGGGCTGATCGAATGGAGCCTGCTGATCGCCATCCCGGCCGCCTTCATCATCGCCGGGCTGGTCGGCATCGCCATCGAGCGCGGGGTAATCCGGTTTCTCTACGGCCGGCCGCTGGAAACCCTGCTGGCCACCTTCGGTATCAGCCTGATCCTGCAACAGGCGGTACGCAGCCTGTTCAGCCCGCTCAACCGCCCGGTCACCTCACCGGAATGGATCAGCGGCACCCTGACCCTAAACCCGGTGCTGTCGATCACCTATACCCGGCTGTACATCCTGCTGTTCGGGCTGATGGTGTTCTTCGCCCTGCTGCTGGTGATGAAGCGCACCAGCCTCGGCCTCAAGGTGCGCGCGGTATCGCAGAACCGGGCCATGGCCCGGGCAGTCGGGGTCCGCTCCAGCTGGGTCGATGCCCTGACCTTTGGCCTGGGTTCAGGTATCGCCGGTATCGCCGGGGTGGCGCTGTCGCAGATCACCAACGTCGGCCCCAACCTCGGACAGGCCTACATCATCGACTCGTTCATGGTGGTGGTATTCGGCGGGGTCGGCAATCTCTGGGGCACCCTGGTCAGCGCCATGAGCCTGGGGCTGATCAACAACTTCCTCGAACCCTATGCCGGGGCCATGCTGGCCAAGGTGCTGGTACTGGTGATGCTGATCCTATTCATCCAGAAGAAACCCAAGGGCCTGTTCCCGCAGAAGGGCCGGGCGGCGGCCGACTGA
- the urtA gene encoding urea ABC transporter substrate-binding protein → MTLKKLVKQAGALGVACSMALTALAVQAETIKVGVLHSLSGTMAISETTLKDTMLMLIEEQNKKGGLLGKQLEPVVVDPASNWPLFAERTRELLEQHKVDAIFGCWTSVSRKSVLPVVEELNGILFYPVQYEGEESSRNIFYTGAAPNQQAIPAVDYLKDELGIERWVLAGTDYVYPRTTNRILEAYLKANGVAESDIMINYTPFGHSDWQNIVADIKRFGSAGKKTAVVSTINGDANVPFYRELGNQGVSAEDIPVVAFSVGEEELSGIDTAPLVGHMAAWNYFMSEETPENEAFIKTWHEFIGNTERVTNDPMEAHYIGFNMWVKAVEKAGTTDTDAVIDAMIGVQVPNLTGGVSTMLANHHITKPVLIGEIQDDGQFLTVSRTDDLVPGDAWSKYLEGSKDLIADWTAPINCGNYNTKTNTCLGTSTQ, encoded by the coding sequence ATGACATTGAAGAAACTGGTGAAACAGGCAGGCGCCCTGGGCGTAGCCTGCAGCATGGCCCTGACCGCCCTGGCGGTGCAGGCGGAAACCATCAAGGTCGGAGTTCTGCATTCGCTGTCCGGCACCATGGCGATTTCCGAAACCACCCTGAAAGACACCATGCTGATGCTGATCGAGGAGCAGAACAAGAAAGGCGGCCTGCTCGGCAAGCAACTGGAACCGGTAGTGGTCGACCCGGCCTCGAATTGGCCGCTGTTCGCCGAGCGTACCCGCGAACTGCTGGAGCAGCACAAGGTCGATGCGATCTTCGGCTGCTGGACCTCGGTCTCGCGCAAATCGGTACTGCCGGTGGTCGAAGAGCTCAACGGCATCCTGTTCTACCCGGTGCAGTACGAAGGTGAAGAATCCTCGCGCAACATCTTCTACACCGGGGCGGCGCCGAACCAGCAGGCGATTCCGGCAGTGGATTATCTGAAGGATGAACTGGGCATCGAACGCTGGGTACTGGCCGGTACCGACTACGTCTACCCGCGCACCACCAACCGTATCCTCGAGGCCTACCTCAAGGCCAACGGCGTGGCCGAGTCGGACATCATGATCAACTACACCCCGTTCGGCCACTCCGACTGGCAGAACATCGTCGCCGACATCAAGCGCTTCGGCAGCGCCGGCAAGAAGACCGCGGTAGTCTCGACCATCAACGGTGACGCCAACGTGCCGTTCTACCGTGAGCTGGGCAACCAGGGCGTATCGGCCGAAGACATTCCGGTCGTGGCCTTCTCGGTCGGCGAAGAAGAGCTGTCGGGGATCGACACCGCGCCGCTGGTCGGCCACATGGCCGCCTGGAACTACTTCATGAGCGAAGAGACCCCGGAGAACGAGGCCTTCATCAAGACCTGGCACGAGTTCATCGGCAACACCGAACGCGTCACCAATGACCCGATGGAAGCCCACTACATCGGCTTCAACATGTGGGTCAAAGCGGTCGAGAAAGCCGGCACCACCGATACCGACGCGGTCATCGACGCCATGATCGGCGTGCAGGTGCCGAACCTGACCGGCGGCGTCAGCACTATGCTGGCCAACCACCACATCACCAAGCCGGTACTGATTGGCGAAATCCAGGACGACGGCCAGTTCCTGACTGTCTCGCGTACCGACGATCTGGTTCCAGGCGATGCCTGGTCCAAGTATCTGGAAGGCAGCAAGGACCTGATCGCCGACTGGACTGCGCCGATCAACTGCGGCAACTACAACACCAAAACCAATACCTGCCTGGGCACCAGCACCCAGTGA
- a CDS encoding GntR family transcriptional regulator — MERATGERRQNLTERIYQQLKQSIFDFELLPGDRFSENEIAEQMQASRTPVREALTRLQREGFVAVSFRSGWQVRPFDFEQYEQLYDVRIVLEMAAVKRLCEMQPGPDLEELKQVWLVAPAERLDDGPRVCALDERFHQKLVEATGNAEMARIHHDLTERLRIVRRIDFTQRPRIEATYIEHGKILRTVLERRADEAQLLLKSHIEESKAEVRKITLHMIFEARQHQNKLNTSQRPEATGEQQKA; from the coding sequence CTGGAAAGAGCCACCGGCGAACGCCGGCAGAACCTGACCGAGCGGATCTACCAACAGCTCAAGCAGAGCATCTTCGACTTCGAACTGTTGCCGGGCGACCGCTTCAGCGAGAACGAAATCGCCGAGCAGATGCAGGCCAGCCGCACCCCGGTGCGCGAAGCCCTGACCCGCTTGCAGCGTGAGGGCTTTGTCGCGGTCTCGTTCCGTAGCGGCTGGCAGGTTCGACCGTTCGACTTCGAGCAGTACGAACAGCTCTACGACGTACGCATCGTGCTGGAGATGGCGGCGGTCAAGCGCCTGTGCGAAATGCAGCCGGGGCCAGACCTGGAAGAACTCAAACAGGTCTGGCTGGTGGCCCCCGCTGAACGGCTGGACGACGGCCCGCGGGTCTGCGCGCTTGACGAGCGCTTTCATCAGAAGCTGGTGGAGGCCACCGGCAACGCCGAAATGGCCCGGATTCACCACGACCTGACCGAGCGCCTGCGCATCGTCCGCCGGATCGACTTCACCCAGCGGCCACGGATCGAGGCGACCTACATCGAGCACGGCAAGATCCTGCGCACCGTACTCGAACGCCGGGCCGACGAAGCCCAGTTGCTGCTTAAAAGTCATATCGAGGAAAGCAAGGCCGAGGTCCGCAAGATCACCCTGCACATGATCTTCGAGGCCCGCCAGCACCAGAACAAACTGAATACCAGCCAGCGGCCCGAAGCCACTGGCGAACAACAGAAGGCCTGA